The window GTGCGCCCTACGGGACTCGAACCCGTGTTTCCGCCGTGAAAGGGCGATGTCCTAGACCGCTAGACGAAGGGCGCGCGGGCCCGAGCATATAGAAGGCTTGGCGGGCAGGCGCAAGCCTCACCACTGACCCGTATTCGGCATCGAGGCCCATGGCTCGGATTTGGGCAGGGGCGCGCCCTTCTGCAACAGCTCGATGGAGATGTTGTCGGGCGAGCGGATAAAAGCCATGCGCCCGTCGCGCGGCGGCCGATTGATGGTCACGCCGGCACTCATCAGCCGCTCGCAGAGCTCGTAGATGTTATCGACCTCATAGGCCAGATGGCCGAAATTGCGCCCCTGGCCATAGGCCTCCGGGTCCCAGTTGTAGGTCAGCTCGACGAGCGGCGCGCGCTCGCTCTTGGCCCGGTCACGGTCTTCGGGGGCGGCCAGGAACACCAGCGTATAGCGGCCGTCGGGATAGTCGCCGCGGCGGACTTCCTCGAGGCCAAGCTTATCGCAGTAAAATTCAAGCGCGGCATCGAGATCGGCGACCCGCACCATGGCGTGCAAGTAGCGCATGGCAAGATACTCCTGATCGCATCATTCGGTCATCTATGGTCACATCCATAGCAAAAGTAACGCGGAGTGCGTGAAACTCGGTCGCGATCAGTCCCGCGTCGCGGTGCCGCGGCGCCCGCCTTGGCGGCGAATCAGGCGGCCGAAGCTGGCCGTCAGGCTCGGAAACTGGATTGCGGCGCTGCTTCGGATCGCCGCGCCGCGTGATCTGTGGATGACCTCTCCATCCCTCCTCAAAGCGCAAAAAAATCCGACGAATCAGACAAGTATTGCACGTGTTTCAACAAAACACGCAGCGCGCCAGCGTGTCAATTTGGCAACGGTGATCATGATAATCGCTTCTGGGCGCAAAGCGGCAAGAATCTCCCCTTTCGCG is drawn from Hyphomicrobiales bacterium and contains these coding sequences:
- a CDS encoding VOC family protein, producing the protein MRYLHAMVRVADLDAALEFYCDKLGLEEVRRGDYPDGRYTLVFLAAPEDRDRAKSERAPLVELTYNWDPEAYGQGRNFGHLAYEVDNIYELCERLMSAGVTINRPPRDGRMAFIRSPDNISIELLQKGAPLPKSEPWASMPNTGQW